GTTAAAGAAGCGAGCAAAGCTGAAACATGAGCATATGAGAATATATTACATGACTCAAAAGAGGAGCCTAATCGTAGCATTCTTGCAAACAAGTCTAATTCTTTCTCTCTATTACCCTCAGACTCTGTAAATAAAGAAAAATGCTTCACCGATGATAAAACCCGGCTCAAGTCCTGATCTGACATACGGCTAAGTACATCTACAGATCGTTCATCGTTCGATAGAGTTAAACTTTCTAAAGATTGAGGTGTCTTCAAAAAAATTTCCAGAGATTCAGGCCCTAACACACTATTAAAACTAAGATCTAACTCCTTAATTCCCCCAAGAAGCCCGGGGCGATCTTCTTCTCTTAAATTCTGGAATAAATCCATCTTTCTTGATGGCGGAGGAGAAAAAAGATCAAGAACTGATGTAATGCGCAAACGACTCAGAGGAACATCTGTGAGCTGATTACGCTCCGCCATAAGCGCCATGAAATGGGGTAGCCTTACATGATTTTGATCTAGCAAAAAAGCATTAAAATATTGAAGCAGAACTGATCTTTTCAAAAGATCAAGGCTATATTTATAGGCAAGAAAAAAACTAGCATTCTTTGCAAAAAACTCACAAAACCCTTTATCCGTGCTTATTTTTTTACTAACCTGACGCAAACAAATAATAACATCGACAGTACACATTGAAAGCGAAGCACCTATACGATTGAGAAGTCGTCCTTCATTTGAAATAGCAGCAGTGCACAAAAAGTCAACAAAAGGAGCTACAGGCTCGTAAGGCTTGTCAATTGGGCTCTCATACTTTGTAAGTGATAGATCAAGATGGTGTGTCATTTTTTATTCCTTATTTAATATGTAATCAAAAATACACCACCTCAAACATCTAAGTCAATTTCAAATGATGCATTCTCTTGGATGAATTCATAGCGTTTTTGTGGATTTTTACCCATTAAATTCTCAACAAATTCTGACAAAGTAATCGTTTTTTCTTCTTCACTCAGGTGAATATTTTCATTATCACCCGATGCTTTTGCTTCAAGAACCACTTTCAAGAGAACACGATTTGCTGGATCCATCGTTGTTTCTTTGAGCTGCTTTGGCTGCATCTCACCCAGACCTTTAAATCGGCTAATATCAACCTTTTTAATGCCGGCAAATTCTGTTGCCAATAAATGATTTTTTTCATTATCATCATGAGCATAAAAACTTTTTTTATTGTGACTCAAGCGGTAAAGCGGGGGCTGAGCTAAAAACAAATGGCCAGCCTCAATTAATTTTGGCATTTGCTGATAGAAAAAGGTCATCAAAAGCGAGGCAATATGAGCGCCATCGACGTCAGCATCTGTCATGATGATAATTTTTTCGTATCTTAATTTTGACAGATCAAAATCCTTGCCGATGCCGCACCCTAACGCTAAGACCAAATCACTCAGCTCTTGATTGGCTCGCATTTTATCTTGCGTTGCATTGGCAACGTTTAAAATCTTACCGCGCAATGGCAAAATGGCCTGAATCTCTCTATTACGACCTTGTTTTGCTGATCCCCCAGCAGAATCACCCTCAACCAAAAACAACTCTGTGCCTTTTGGCTCATTCCGAGAACAATCCGATAATTTACCTGGCAAACGCAAACGACGCGTTGCAGTTTTGCGTGTTTGCTCTTTATCTTGCTT
Above is a genomic segment from Alphaproteobacteria bacterium containing:
- a CDS encoding DNA topoisomerase IV subunit B, encoding KENCLTPGLKIFAGTVDFSDQQGKLEWAVAWPEEEVNSYLSTYCNTIPTPQGGTHENGLRMALTRSIRSYGELIGQKKASQITPDDVLEASFILLSIYIPSPQFQGQTKEKLTNPEAARLVEQALKDRFDHWLSLDPGYAETLFNTIFDRAEERRKRKQDKEQTRKTATRRLRLPGKLSDCSRNEPKGTELFLVEGDSAGGSAKQGRNREIQAILPLRGKILNVANATQDKMRANQELSDLVLALGCGIGKDFDLSKLRYEKIIIMTDADVDGAHIASLLMTFFYQQMPKLIEAGHLFLAQPPLYRLSHNKKSFYAHDDNEKNHLLATEFAGIKKVDISRFKGLGEMQPKQLKETTMDPANRVLLKVVLEAKASGDNENIHLSEEEKTITLSEFVENLMGKNPQKRYEFIQENASFEIDLDV